The Neoarius graeffei isolate fNeoGra1 chromosome 1, fNeoGra1.pri, whole genome shotgun sequence region actgcttggaaggcagctatgctagccactataccaccaacgctgcaGGCCTACCCTGCACGGACCCTGCACGTAGTTGGCACGGACAGATCTCTGCTCTGTccgtgccaactacggaagcaagtatttgcttttgacccgccaaggtatggacacatttgctgaacaaatcttaaacagtgactctacagttctctgtttgtggacaaatatacacctgtcgcttgttgccaacgaaaggaaaacacgcaggagcccgtgttcttcaccgcttcatgggtcgaacgtacgcaggggcaaactgatgtcattcaaacCTGCAAACAAGTACTTACGTTGCTAGTGGAAAGACCAGTCCTCAGTCCCCTCCTTGGCCCGTCCACacaaggcatttgatttcttcccgtgaTGATGTTGCAGCGCTTTTCGATGCTGAACCTTGTCAcgctcgaccaccagctcatctctacgatgccaaggccgtgcccctatTCTCGTGACAATTGTTTAAGCGTGACCCGcgttcttcttgaggcccaggcaagagctaacacacgcgtggtttccgtattgtattggttaccacgttcgcttaacacgagagCGGTCCGCCATTCGAAACCGGGCGGAAACGGTGCTGGTTTTCTTGAACTTGGCAgcgaacaaatgtcgagctgccatctctgctccgtccgtgccttttggaacaatcccaaaccgagacgctgaaaaagcttcgcgtgttttctgctgtgcagtggtttccccttgCACCTAACAAGCGAATAGACGCTTGTTGATGCTATAGACgctggcagagccatgctttgccCTTTGAGCTCGGCTTTTCTTAACGTCCAGTTATCGCCTTGCTATGATCAGGTActctcgaaacagccagaaagacagacccttaacgtgaccggattgctttctgtggattagtggttgtcatgttctcctacgtgcagacgaccatcgggacaaaacctcgtttgaacggtttccctgcctctctggttttccgtcaaggtccgtgacggctgctttaaaaacaaaatcgggcaTTATCTACATGTCTGTCgactgtggaagcatggacattgcaattcgtcacggggaggtggtgttctcaaataccacttggttgctcgtttacggagtgaggtcaggtcaaccgggctgcacacggcatcagaacgctgcaaattggcattgactctggaatgcttcatccTGTCTCAACGGgtatttgccggccaacattcagacacGTTTGCTTATTAactctcaaaccgtgactgtgcagtTCTCCGTTTGTGGAAAACAAGCAAAGTTGCTTGCCGCCAACGAAAGACAAACACGCAGGTGCCCGTGTCCTGCAAAcacgcccaggtttgcgcaaaccgatgCTATTCGACTACATGCAAcgcgagcggaaagcagaaggagcaGCCCTCGGTCACCTCCTCGGCAAGGCAGTGACGAGCAACTGATCCATTCCTGCTGTTTCCTCCCAAGTGCCTCGCCATGCTCTCCGCCTTTCATCAGGGCAACGAAGCGTCAAAGGGtgtgcattggccgggaatcgaacccgggtcaactgcttggaaggcagctatgctagccactataccaccaacgctgcaGGCCTACCCTGGCGACAcatgcctaagtgccattgctcctgtatttgaggcccaggcaacagctgatcTGTCCCAGGGCTGCGGTTTCTGTATTGTAGTGGTTATCACATTCGTCTAACACACGAAAGGCCCCCGGTTcgaaaccgggcagaaacagccctgggttggtttatttatttatttactttttgaactcggcagtgagtgagtgctgagctgtgatctctgctctgtccgtgccaactacggaagcAAGTATTTGCGGGGAATTTGGGGTGCTGGAGTCAGTCCCTGAGTGAGTGTACTCATCTCCTGACCTTTCAGCCGCTGTTGAAACCTGAAATGAGAGAGTTTGTGGGAGGGTCATTTGTGTGTTCATGGGACAATTATGAGACCATTATTGTGTAAATTTGAGGGAAATCAATAAAAAAGGGGGAGACCTACCACTGAATAAGTGTCCGCTGGTTGATTTGAAACAACTGAATTGTTGTATCTGCCATCAACCGTGGGCTGGTGATGATCAAGTCACGGATGTGGTGGTAATCATCCAGAATTCTGGTCCACCTGGGAGTGGAAACACCGGCCTTCCTGGTAGTGCACTTGTGCAAAGTGCACAAGCATGTGCACATGGCGTCTACCAAGCGGCTGGTACCAGGCCACTGAGCCGGCCCCCCAGGGTGACCTATCAAGCTGCGCTTGACGCTCTCCACACCCGGTGTGACTCCAGACCGCTTCGGTGCCTTGAATCGACCAGACGACAGCCGCTCCTGGTGACGTGGCTGGTAGTCGATCCTCTCCTTGTCGCTGTCTGGGAGTGCCGCCCACAGCTGGATGACCTCGGTCACCTGTGGCTCAGTGAGGTAGGCGGCATCTCGCAGGTCCACCAGGTAAGCAGCCAGCTCTTGCACTTTGTCCCACCCAGGAATGCCATCCGGTCCAACGATGACgccctaaataaaaaaaaattaaaaagtattCATTAGTAGTGGTAAATGTAAAATGTAGTAACATTAACTTGGAATTGAAATATCTGTTAGTGTCTTACCTGAGCCCATGAAGTGGtggcagcagcagtagcagcAGGGTGCAGTCCTTGACCCGACGTGGACGGAACGGCGGCAGCAGCAACTGGACGCTGACCTCCACCCGTGGACGTGGACGGCAGTTCTGGTAGAGGTGGTGGTGAAGGTGCCCGACGCCTTGTGGTTGAGGGCCTCCTTTCAATGTCATGGTCATCGTCAGTCAGCACAGGAACTGTGATGTCCTCTGTCTCCTCCTCAAAGCCTTCGTCCTCAATGTCCTCGTCATCAATGTCCTCCACCAGCTggtcctcctcctcttggttgtggAGTGTTGGAGTAAGTGATATGCCAGTCTGGCTGTACAGGTACTCCATGGCCAACAATTCACCTATGAAAAGTAAAACAGAAAATTGTTCATATTCAAGTAATACATTAAAATGTAACTATATGATACACTGCCTGAGGTAATTTTGTCCTTTTTGAATAAGTGATCAGTGCTAACCTGTGTAGACTCCAGGACTGCGGTACTGCTCATCCCAACGTTTTCCCAGAACGGCTTGGCTGAGCCGATCCACGGCCTCCTGCAGAACACTGCCGTAGGTGCGCATGGAAGTGGGTGCTTGAACAGAGTCCTTCATTCTGTCCTCGTTCCAGCGCATCAGTCCTTCCAGAAGATACGCCTGGAAATGCGAGGCGCTGGCACTGGTTCCTGATGGATAAATACATGAACACAAAAAAGTCAGGACCCCAGGTCACAGAATTATATGCCATGCTCCTCCTGTTATAACACAATTTCCATTACAACCAAACATACATTACAAAAGGAGTGTTACGCTCACATCACAAGTGAGAAATAATGTAGAGGAGGCATGGAGCCAGTTCACTTATTTTACTTTTCAAAGCCAGCGCTACAAATTCAACCAAAGagtgaaacaaaacaaaagccagaATATGAACTTTAAAGTCCTTCAAAGAGGCACGCCGCTCAAGATTGAACGGGAGGCACTGAGAAGGACGTCGTCTTGCCCTCGCTGCTCTCTCCTACGTAGAAAAAAGAGCCAGGTCATTTTGAAGGAGCATCAGGTGGACCCACGCGTCCCTCGTCAGCCTAATCGGCTACATCTTGCACACCTGAGAAGACACAAAAAAAAGCAGGAGGGTGGAAAAACCAAGACACGCCCTTTGGGCCGCCACAAGAAGTCATATCAAACTATTAATAaagtaccccccccccaaaaaaaagagaaagtaaATACCTGGGATAAACCTAGTCAGGTGAAGATGGAAAGACTCCAGGGAGGTGGAGCCACGGGCACACCTGTAGCAGTTGAGCACCACGTCGCCTTTCTTCAGGGTGCCCGTTTTAATGCCTTATTTTTATGCCTTATTTTAATGCCTTATTAATAGCCTTATTTTCTCATTGTCGTTAATGAGTTTCTCCTCATGACCGCAAGATCTCGTAATTAGGCGACTGTAAAGACTGTTTCTTTTTTAAcacgaataaaataaaatctgctaTTTTCGATATTCAAACCGCTTGAGACATTAATATGATGGAATATACTAGAGCATACATCAACGTCACATATTCTTCTGTTTACAGTCTTTACATCTGCACATTCCTCATTGAATCGGCTAAACCATGGTCGGTTTTAAAACAAATAAACCGTTTTGAGTACATACAAATACATTTCAGTACGCAGTTTGCCTTTTACATTTAATCGGTTTAGTCTGATTAAACAAATGCGACAATTTCCCCCTTCCTCATACAAGTAAGCCAGATTTCAGGTGGGCAGGCTGTTTGTTTGACCATTTAACCCGTTTTCACCAGAAATGAAGCacaacaacaaattttaaaccgtTTGGGTTTAATATCTTTTCGTATAAGTAAGAGATTTCCTTTACAGCCACCTACGTTAATGGTAGTCAATTACCACAGGCAGAAGAACAACACCGTGTATCACGAAACTTTACGAATTTTACGCTCAGCATTTTATGTAAAATCAAGAATCAGTAGCGACTACATTTCTCCGTATCATCCACCAAAAATCTCAAAGTTACATATACCTAGGAGAAATGCAAGTCCACTTACCTCGTTGAATCGCTGTGATGTTCCGATCACGAATGACAAGAGAAAGAGCGGGCAGGGCCTAAAGTAAGCCCATGGGAGGCAACCTCATTGGTCAAAAGTAAGCCCACTGGCCCAAAGTAAGCCCATGGGAGGCAACCTCATTGGTCAAAAGTAAGCCCATGTCGGACCTGATTGGCCACTGTGGGCTTACTTTGGGCTTACTTTAGCAGTAACAGTGAGACACAGTAGGCGCacgtaagaggtagtgggatcgatgcccacattctccacagCCACCATcttacttgcattttacagagaaaaactttcttgtcatcttgcaaaccagccgaatcatctgcactttcagccaagtctagatcaaatttctttcgccacattcaaagcagcacatctgtgaaaacagccactatttggattaaacccacaaccttggcaatgaccaaatcaactaactgcacactacttttctgctgatatgctcctcttatgagctccgaaggtgagctatcacagattcctttcagtttgcttggctttatttcttgaattgcccactgacctcagaatctccaactcacatttttcaacaggcttgtcatagtcccaccatccactatgaaattctaactctcgctcgagtgcaaagtcagctgagacagcttttacaaactgaaaatatgatgcttacctgcttgtattcttaaagctgctggtgaaaagcaagctgctgtcgtgaaaaggtacttttcaccaccttccagccaactgctctcattgaacaatgaagcaacaaatgcttcctgaggcatgccccaaaagtgtgagaagcatgccagggagtccatgtgaggagattgggttgttttaggggcaaaacgccttgaagcttaccacctggtattgatgcaaatgggagtcagaatccactcccccagaacaaaagtctgcttctgggcagtcgcccacttgaaaataaacaaacagccaatggaaactcaggcatggttgcagagagcaacgagcaggccaggaagggcaggttggggagcttgcggtagttagttggacAAATGATCAAACACAGcaagggaattagctcaagtggtagagcacttgtttagcatgtaagaggtagtgggatcgatgcccacattctccacagccactgtcttacttgcattttacagagaaaaactttcttgtcatcttgcaaaccagccgaatcatctgcactttcagccaagtctagatcaaatttctttcgccacattcaaagcagcacatctgtgaaaacagccactatttggattaaacccacaaccttggcaatgaccaaatcaactaactgcacactacttttctgctgatatgctcctcttatgagctccgaaggtgagctatcacagattcctttcagcttgcttggctttatttcttgaattgcccactgacctcagaatctccaactcacatttttcaacaggcttgtcatagtcccaccatccactatgaaattctaactctcgctcgagtgcaaagtcagctgagacagcttttacaagctgaaaatatgatgcttacctgcttgtattcttaaagctgcaggtgaaaagcaagctgctgtaatgaaaaggcacttttcaccaccttccagccaactgctctcattgaacaatgaagcaacaaatgcttcctgaggcatgccccaaaagtgtgagaagcatgccagggagtccatgtgaggagattgggttgttttaggggcaaaacccaTGAAGCTttccacctggtattcatgcataATGGGAGTCAGAAtccactcccccagaacaaaagtctgcttctgggcagtcgccaacttgaaaataaacaaccaaccaaccaatggaaactcagtcatggttccagagagcaacgagcaggccaggaagggcaggttggggagcttgcggtagttagttggacAAATGCTTAAACACAGcaagggaattagctcaagtggtagagtgcttacttagcatgtaagaggtagtgggatcgatgcccacatttTCCAAAGCCACCAGcttacttgcattttacagagaaaaactttcttgtcatcttgcaaaccagccgaatcatctgcactttcagccaagtctagatcaaatttctttcgccacattcaaagcagcacatctgtgaaaacagccactatttggattaaacccacaaccttggcaatgaccaaatcaactaactgcacactacttttctgctgatatgctcctcttatGAGCTctgaaggtgagctatcacagattcctttcagtttgcttggctttatttcttgaattgcccactgacctcagaatctccaactcacatttttcaacaggcttgtcatagtcccaccatccactatgaaattctaactctcgctcgagtgcaaagtcagctgagacagcttttacaaactgaaaatatgatgcttacctgcttgtattcttaaagctgctggtgaaaagcaagctgctgtcgtgaaaaggtacttttcaccaccttccagccaactgctctcattgaacaatgaagcaacaaatgcttcctgaggcatgccccaaaagtgtgagaagcatgccagggagtccatgtgaggagattggtttgttttaggggcaaaacccgtgaagcttaccacctggtattcatgcataATGGGAGTCAGAAtccactcccccagaacaaaagtctgcttctgggcagtcgccaACTTGAAAATAAAgaaccaaccaaccaatggaaactcaggcatggttccagagagcaacgagcaggccaggaagggcaggttggggagctttcggtagttagttggacaaatgctcaaacacagcaggggaattagctcacgtggtagagcgcttgcttagcatgtaagaggtagtgggatcgatgcccacattctccaaagccgcCAGCTTACTTGCGTATTAtagagaaaaactttcttgtcatcttgcaaaccagccgaatcgtctgcactttcagccaagtctagatcaaatttctttcgccacattcaaagcagcacatctgtgaaaacagccactatttggattaaacccacaaccttggcaatgaccaaatcaactaactgcaaactacttttctgctgatatgctc contains the following coding sequences:
- the LOC132884413 gene encoding uncharacterized protein LOC132884413, whose product is MRWNEDRMKDSVQAPTSMRTYGSVLQEAVDRLSQAVLGKRWDEQYRSPGVYTGELLAMEYLYSQTGISLTPTLHNQEEEDQLVEDIDDEDIEDEGFEEETEDITVPVLTDDDHDIERRPSTTRRRAPSPPPLPELPSTSTGGGQRPVAAAAVPSTSGQGLHPAATAAATTSWAQGVIVGPDGIPGWDKVQELAAYLVDLRDAAYLTEPQVTEVIQLWAALPDSDKERIDYQPRHQERLSSGRFKAPKRSGVTPGVESVKRSLIGHPGGPAQWPGGPEFWMITTTSVT